One window from the genome of Hydra vulgaris chromosome 02, alternate assembly HydraT2T_AEP encodes:
- the LOC136076963 gene encoding uncharacterized protein LOC136076963 — MSKTCGESICSTIKQNATLLKSFNENEKEYILSKLNISKAKISAEEMISMKANMSSTYVNMKILSRWLKNNNVICASNAKQRNVAKKRLCDDLIVKNAPFMDEKKDSKGSYEIKELPCAYIENLQGHITNVLDRLDSNNLLLYNKIKDNEIHIKTGGDYGGDSFKIFYQVANVEKPNAKTNTIIFNIFEAKDYTTNLKNSLARFTSEIDLLQKMI, encoded by the exons ATGAGCAAAACATGTGGAGAAAGTATCTGTTCTACAATCAAGCAAAATGCTactcttttgaaatcttttaatgaaaatgaaaaagaatatattctgagcaaattaaatatttcaaaagccAAAATATCTGCTGAAGAAATGATCAGTATGAAAGCAAACATGAGCAGTACTTATGTCAACATGAAAATATTATCCAG GTGGTTGAAAAACAACAATGTAATATGTGCTTCTAATGCAAAACAAAGAAATGTAGCTAAGAAACGGTTATGTGATGATCTCATTGTTAAAAACGCTCCATTTAtggatgaaaaaaaagattcaaaaggtTCTTATGAAATCAAGGAATTGCCATGTGCCTATATCGAAAATCTACAAGGACATATAACAAATGTACTAGATAGACTAGATAG CAACAACCTCTTATTATACAACAAGATTAAAGACAATGAAATCCATATAAAAACAGGAGGTGACTATGGAGGTGATtcgttcaaaattttttatcaagtagCGAATGTGGAAAAGCCTAATGCCAAAactaatacaataatatttaatatatttgaggCAAAAGATTAtactacaaatttaaaaaattcattggCAAGATTTACATCAGAAATagatttgttgcaaaaaatgatttga